A region of the Nitrospira sp. genome:
GCCGACAAAGTACCAGAACGCGCCAGGAGGAAGGTTGAAACAGACCCCTGGTTGGAGCAGCGCAGCTCCCATCAGTGCCATTCCGAATATCATGGAAATGGCGCCAATCGCTGCTACGGTTTCCGCACTCGCATTTTCCACAGGTATGGACAATACGAACAGATAAAACAGATACCGTATGCTGGTGAGGACGTTCTCCGGCATTTTTGTCCAATTTGAATCTGAGCGGTTTGGCCCTATGCACACGAATTAGAAGATTTCAACCAGTGCGTTCAAACAACCGTCAGGCGAGAGGGTACGGCTTTACATCCGCCTGACTCCGTTCAAATTGCATCCATCGCTCAAGGGCCAGCACGTACCATAATTGGAGCGACGCTTCGCCCTGCTTTACTGCTGATTGAAACAATGCCGAGGAGGCGTGATGCCGAATCCACCCTTCTTTTTCTAAAATCGGCTCCCGCAAGCTTGCTTCCGCAAGCGGACGCCAGGGACCCACGATCCACCGATGCACGGGAATACCGAACCCCCGTTTCCTTCCTTTGGCGAGACGCGGGCCGATTCTTCGTCCGGCAACCTCGCGCAAGATCGCCTTCAGCCGCCACTGATGCAGTCTTACCGCATATGGCAACGAGGCGGCAAATTCCCACAAGCCCTGATCCAAGAAGGGTGATCTCGCTTCAAGTCCATAGTGCATCGTCGCTCCATCCACCTTTGTCAGATATTCTCCGACGAAGCGATTCCGATACTCGTAATCCAGAAAATGACCGACTAACGATCCGGCCGTCGACGGCACCCACGCGTCGTCACCGGCCACACCGTTCTCCAGGCGATCGCCGAGGATCTTCGATCCCATTACCGAACGTCCGTGAATCGTCGGACTTTCAGCGACATAGTCCAGGAACGTCGCTATCCGACGAAGTGGTCCGCCCCTCGGAACCAATGAGCCGTCTCTACACCACCATTTCCGGAGTGAGTACGGAATGATCGGCGCCAGTTTTCCAGCCAATACAACATGACGATGACGTGGATAGCCTAAAAACACATCATCCCCCCCATCACCCGTCAAGAGGACCTTCGATGATGCCGTCACACATTTAGAGACTTTGAGCATTCCCAGCGCCGATGAACAAGCAAACGGTTCGGCGAAAGCTGAGACTAGGTCATTGATGTCGTATTGGTCATCAGAACCCATCTCGAGTACCCGGTGATCGAGTCCCAGTGTTTCCGCGGTGCTTCTTGCGTCAGCGGTCTCATCCCAAGGGTCACCAGGTGTGCCAATCGTATAGGCAGTAATCCTCCTCCCGAGTTTCGTCGCGGCCCAACAAATCAAGGCAGAATCGATCCCTCCGCTGAGCAGAATTCCGATCGGAACATCCGCATGTAACCGCATCTCCACCGCCCTGAGGAG
Encoded here:
- the asnB gene encoding asparagine synthase (glutamine-hydrolyzing), producing MCGIAGVVGTFDRAMAREAVGRMAQSLARRGPDGEGIEAWDKAVLSHRRLAIFDLSEAGRQPMRSSDGNVGVVFNGAIYNFLELRKELESDGDTFMSNTDTEVLIQGYRRWGIDKLVTRLRGMFAFGLWDNRLQKLYLVRDRLGVKPLVFSVQGSVIAFASTVRALRQAGFVHELDEQAIAEYLQLGFISDEYSIYREARKLPPASILEWDDGKVAIRRYWSSPPVRPASLSFEESVEAAEEQLLRAVEMRLHADVPIGILLSGGIDSALICWAATKLGRRITAYTIGTPGDPWDETADARSTAETLGLDHRVLEMGSDDQYDINDLVSAFAEPFACSSALGMLKVSKCVTASSKVLLTGDGGDDVFLGYPRHRHVVLAGKLAPIIPYSLRKWWCRDGSLVPRGGPLRRIATFLDYVAESPTIHGRSVMGSKILGDRLENGVAGDDAWVPSTAGSLVGHFLDYEYRNRFVGEYLTKVDGATMHYGLEARSPFLDQGLWEFAASLPYAVRLHQWRLKAILREVAGRRIGPRLAKGRKRGFGIPVHRWIVGPWRPLAEASLREPILEKEGWIRHHASSALFQSAVKQGEASLQLWYVLALERWMQFERSQADVKPYPLA